The nucleotide window CGGCCAGGGTCAGGTCCTCGCGGTGCCGGACCATCGCCAGCGCCTCGCGGCTGCGCAGGGTTTCCTTCTCACGCGGGTTCACGGCGTTCAGGACGTAGTGGGTCAGTTCGTCGTCGCCGTCCAGGCCGGGCGCGGCCTCGGACAGCCGCAGCAGGGCGAAGCGCGCCGCGTTCCACAGCTTGTTGGCGAAGTTGCGCCCCTGCTCGAAACGCCGGGGATCGTGCTTGATGTCCTGCCCGCCGGTCGAGAGGAATGTGAAGGCGAAGCGCGAGGCGTCCACCCCGTACTCGTCGAACAACTCCAGCGGGTCCACGCCGTTGCCCTTGCTCTTGGACATCTTCTGGCCCTTGGCGTCGAGGTACAGGCCATGCAGCATGACCGTCCCGAAGGGCGCTTTGCCGGTCAGGCCGTAGCCCGCCATCTGCATCCGGGCCACCCAGAAGAACAGGATGTCGTAGCCGGTCACGAGCACCTGGGTCGGGTAGAACTTGCGGAAATCCTCGCTGTCGGTGTCGGGCCAGCCCAGCGTGGAAAAGGGCCACAGGTTCGACGAGAACCACGTATCGAACACGTCGGGGTCGCGGCGCAGGTTCAGGTGGCCATAGCGCGGGTCCTTGTCGCAGTCGAGGTCGGGCTTTTCGGGGCTGGGCACGTACACGTTCCCTTCCTCGTCGTACCACGCCGGAATCTGGTGGCCCCACCACAGCTGGCGGCTGATGTTCCAGTCACGGATGTTCTCCAGCCAGTCGCGGTTGACCTTGCCGTAGCGCTCGGGCACGAGGCGCATCTCGCCCTTGTCCAGGCCTTCGAGCACCTGCTCGGCGAAGGGCTTCATGTGCACGAACCACTGCTCGCTGACGATGGGTTCGACCGGCACCTTGGTCCGCTCCGAGAGGCCGATGGCGGTCTCGTGGTCCTTTTCTTCCAGCAGGTCGCCGGATTCGGTCAGCGCCGCCACGACCGCCTTGCGCGCCGCGAAGCGTTCCAGACCCTGGAAGGCCGCCGGCACGAGGTCGTCGGTGGTGAGGTTGCCGTGCAGGTCGATCACGCTGGGGCGCGCGAGGCCGTGGCGCTCGCCCACCTCGAAGTCGGTGGGATCGTGAGCCGGGGTGATCTTGAGCGCGCCGACGCCGAACTCCATCTCCACGGCCTCGTCTGCGATGATCGGCACCGTGCGGTCCGTGAGGGGAATGCGCGCCCGCCCCCCGACGAGGTGCGCAAAGCGCGGGTCCTGCGGGTGAACGGCGATGGCCTGGTCGGCAAAGATGGTCTCGGGGCGCACGGTGGCGATGCGGATCTCGCCGGGTTCGCCGTTGCTGGCCGCCGCCTGCGGGTCTTCGAGCTTGTACGACAGGGTATACATCTTGCCCTTGCGTACCTCGCGGTCGATTTCCAGCTCCGAGAGAGTGGTCTGGGCGGCCGGGTCCCAGTTCACGATGCGCTCGCCCCGGTAAGCGGCGCCCTCGTGGTACAGCTTCACGAACTGATGGCGCACCGCGCGCGACAGGCCCTCGTCCATCGTGAAGCGCTCGCGGGTCCAGTCGGCGCTGACCCCCAGGCGCGCGAGCTGTCCCAAGATCACGCCGCCCGACTCCTGCTTCCAGTCCCAGACGTGGTCCAGGAACTTCTCGCGGCCCAGGTCGTGACGCGACACGCCCTGCTCGCGCAACTGGCGCTCGACGACGACCTGCGTGCTGATCCCCGCGTGGTCCATGCCCGGCAGATACAGCGCCTCGAAACCCTGCATGCGCTTGTAGCGGATCAGGGTGTCGATCAGGGTGTTGTCCAGCGCGTGGCCCAGGTGCAGGCTGCCGGTCACGTTGGGCGGCGGGATGACGATGGTGAAGGGTTCCTTGCCGCTCGTGGCGTCGGCGCGGAAGGGCTCGCTGCGCCAGCGGGCCACCCAGCCGGGCTCGACGGCCTGCGGGTCGAAGGACTTGGCGAGGGTCGAGGCGTCGTTGAGTTCGGCGGCTTCGGGCAGGGTGGGGGTCGGGTCGGTCATGTCTGGGACTCCTTGAAGGGGTTGAGCAGGCGGTGAAGGTGGGGCAGGGCGGCGTCCATCTCCCAGTCGAGGGCCGGGGCGTGCAGGGCGGCCCACCGGAAGCGGAACAGGTGGGGGCCGCTGCCCGCAGCGTTCGCCTCGGTATGGTCCCAGGTATCGGGCAGGTCGGCGGGGGCACTCAGGGCATAGGCGTGGCAGACCTGCCGAGTCAGACGGTCGGGAAGCTCGGCTTCCCAGAGGTACGACACGAGGAACTGCGGGCCGCCCAGCGACAGACCGGATTCCTCCCGCAGTTCGCGGATTGCCGTCTGGGCCGGGAATTCTCCGGGTTCCACACCCCCTGCCGGAAGCTGCACGCCGGAGTCGTCCGGCACGTGGTCAAAGACCAGCAGCCGGCCGGGCCGAGAGACGAAACACAGCACCTTTTCGCGCAGCCCACGCGCGGCGGCGGCGGCCCTGGCCTTCGCCTGAGTGTCGTAGAACGTCACCATTTCTTCTCCCCTCCCCCGGCTCTGGCCTGAGCGACCACGAAAAACGTCCCGTCCGCCGTGCCCAGTTCCAGTGCTGGAACGGACCCTGTGCGGACGAGACGTGAAGGCCGTGTCCCGTGGTACCACCGCGTTTCCCCCCTGCATGAGGGGCGCTCGATCTGCGCTGTCACGGGCGCGGCCCGGACGGGTCTAGCCGCCCTGGGGCGGGGTCTTCCGTCGTGCTCGCGGGCGACGTTCTCCGGTGGCCTTCCCGCCCGGCCCTCTCAGTCGTGGGGCAGGCTTCCTGTGGGCGCCGCTCCGGGTACTCTTCCCGGTCACTGCCCACAAAGTCTACGG belongs to Deinococcus sp. Leaf326 and includes:
- a CDS encoding valine--tRNA ligase; this encodes MTDPTPTLPEAAELNDASTLAKSFDPQAVEPGWVARWRSEPFRADATSGKEPFTIVIPPPNVTGSLHLGHALDNTLIDTLIRYKRMQGFEALYLPGMDHAGISTQVVVERQLREQGVSRHDLGREKFLDHVWDWKQESGGVILGQLARLGVSADWTRERFTMDEGLSRAVRHQFVKLYHEGAAYRGERIVNWDPAAQTTLSELEIDREVRKGKMYTLSYKLEDPQAAASNGEPGEIRIATVRPETIFADQAIAVHPQDPRFAHLVGGRARIPLTDRTVPIIADEAVEMEFGVGALKITPAHDPTDFEVGERHGLARPSVIDLHGNLTTDDLVPAAFQGLERFAARKAVVAALTESGDLLEEKDHETAIGLSERTKVPVEPIVSEQWFVHMKPFAEQVLEGLDKGEMRLVPERYGKVNRDWLENIRDWNISRQLWWGHQIPAWYDEEGNVYVPSPEKPDLDCDKDPRYGHLNLRRDPDVFDTWFSSNLWPFSTLGWPDTDSEDFRKFYPTQVLVTGYDILFFWVARMQMAGYGLTGKAPFGTVMLHGLYLDAKGQKMSKSKGNGVDPLELFDEYGVDASRFAFTFLSTGGQDIKHDPRRFEQGRNFANKLWNAARFALLRLSEAAPGLDGDDELTHYVLNAVNPREKETLRSREALAMVRHREDLTLADRWIISRLDAVTAEATAQLDAFDIGAAIRTLYTFTWDEFCDWYIEAAKPALASGNLGTLVTLKGVLEHILKLLHPFMPFVTSELYTALGHRRQLALHSWPHPDAALHDAEAVRAFSALRAAVDGARSLKGELGLSPQDRLDVAVQGDLAPTVTENARVVEAIARVMLVPELVGRTLSAVERGVTVLAPLEGTVDLADWVGKQKKRLAEFDKQIKQAQGKLGNEGFVARAPAEVIEEERRRVADFGAQKERLEGVLAQFA
- a CDS encoding NUDIX domain-containing protein, with the protein product MVTFYDTQAKARAAAAARGLREKVLCFVSRPGRLLVFDHVPDDSGVQLPAGGVEPGEFPAQTAIRELREESGLSLGGPQFLVSYLWEAELPDRLTRQVCHAYALSAPADLPDTWDHTEANAAGSGPHLFRFRWAALHAPALDWEMDAALPHLHRLLNPFKESQT